CCAGAAATGGCTCATGGCAGGAAAATTTCACGCCATGTTCCTCCTCGTGATCCTTGCAACATGGAGATGGACAGGCATAAACATTATCTATTTTCTCTCGGGATTGCAGACCATTCCGGACGAACTCTATGAAGCGGCATCCATTGACGGGGCAAATACGGTCCAGAAATTCCTCGTTATAACACTGCCTCTTTTAAAACCGATAGTCATATTTGTGACAACTATCAGCATACTGGGTGGATTTTCCATGTTTGAGGAAAGCTACATCCTCTGGCAAGGGACTTCTCCCAGCAATATAGGTTTGACCATGGTCGGTTATGTTTACAGAAAAGGATTCCAGTCAGGCGACCTGGGAATGGGTTCAGCCGTAGGGCTGGTCCTGCTGGTCATCATCCTGGTATTAAGCATCATACAACTCCTTTTTTGGGGATTCTTCAAAAGGAGTGAATCATGATCAGGTATAGAAGCAGACAGAGTCTGATAAGTTTTTTCCTTCTGATACTATTTTCAGTTTTTTCGGTCATCACCCTCTTTCCCATTTTCGCTCTGATCATGTCTTCCTTCAGACCAGGAACCGACCTGATGAGGTTCGGGATCACAATGGAATCCCTGCTCAATAGGGATAAAAACCTGGATAACTACAGGGAACTGTTTTTCGGTGAGCGATCCCTTTTCAATCTCTGGTTTCGAAACAGCATGATCATCCTGATGTTACAGACGAGTGTTACCGTATTTCTCACCTCCCTCGTCGGCTACGGGTTAGCGGTATATACCTTTAAGGGAAGGAATGTCCTGATCGGTCTTGTACTGATCCTCATGATGGTACCCATACAGATACTGATCCTTCCTCTCTACAAAATGATGATTACCATGAAGCTGATGAATACAATCCTGGGAGTCATGCTCCCCTTTATGCTCTCTCCCATTGCCATATTCTTCTTCAGACAGTTCTGCCTGGGATTGCCCCTGGAACTGATGGATGCCGCCAGAATCGATGGTCTGTCCGAGTCTGGAATATATTTCAGAATCATGTCTCACCTGATGCTGCCGGCCTACGGCGCGATGGCCATCCTGGAAGGTCTGAGGAGCTGGAATAACTACCTTTGGCCCCTGATTGTATTAAGGACGACAAAGAAATTCACAATTCCCATCGGATTGAATACATTGCTTACCCCTTATGGCAACAATTACAACGTGTTGATTTCCGGGGCGGTCATTGCGACAATTCCAATAATAATTCTATTCCTGATGTTTCAAAGGTATTTTATATCCGGCCTCAGTTCCGGTAGCGTTAAAGGATAAAATAAAGGAGCTTAAAAATGAAAGCAAAAATCATGATAAATAAAAATTTCAAACTCAGTGAGATTGACGACAGACTATACGGATCTTTCATAGAACACCTGGGAAGGGCGGTCTACGGCGGTATTTACGAGCCGGGCCACAGCAAAGCAGACAAGGAAGGATTTAGAGAGGATGTTCTGGAGCTTGTCCAGGAACTGAAGGTTCCCGTGGTTAGATATCCCGGTGGAAACTTTGTCTCCGCCTACAATTGGGAAGATTCAGTCGGTCCTGTTGAAGAACGTCCGGCCTGTCTGGATCTGGCCTGGAAATCCAAAGAACCTAACGAATTCGGTTTGAATGAGTTTGTCAGCTGGGCAAAAAAGGCCGAAACGGATGTGATGATGGCCATCAACCTGGGAACACGGGGCATATCTGATGCCAGAAATCTGGTAGAATACTGCAATCATGAAGGTGGGTCCTACTGGAGTGATTTACGAAAAAAACACGGTGTGGAAAAGCCTCACAATATCAAACTCTGGTGCCTGGGCAATGAAATGGATGGTCCCTGGCAGGTGGGGCACAAGACGTCCTATGAATATGGACGGATAGCCAATGAAACAGCCAAGGCATTGAAACTCTTTGATCCTGAACTCGAACTGGTTGTGTGCGGCAGCTCGAGCAACCAGATGCCGACCTTTCCTGAATGGGAAAGGACCGTTTTGGAAGAGTGCTATGAAAACGTGGACTATATCTCTTTGCACATATATCTGAAAAATGAGGAAAATGACCTGCAGACATTTCTGGCGACTCCCATGGGAATGGATGACTTTATTGATGTTGTTTCCAAGACCTGTGATTACGTAAAAGCTAAAAAGAGAAGTAAAAAAACCATAAATCTCTCCTTTGATGAATGGAATGTCTGGTTCCACTCCAACGAGCAGGATGAGGATATTTACAAAAGACAGCCATGGCAGGTCGGCCCTCCCCTGCTGGAAGATATCTACACCTTTGAAGACGCTTTGGTTGTCGGGGGTATGATCAACTCTCTGATCCGCCATTCAGACCGTGTCAAAATCGGATGTCTGGCTCAGCTGGTGAATGTGATAGCCCCTATCATGACGGAAAATGACGGCACAGTCTGGAAGCAGACAATTTTCTACCCCTTCTACTATGCCTCGGTTTACGGTCGGGGGACAGCCTTGAATATCTCTGTCGATTCTCCAAGCTATGAAAACAAAACATTTGGAACCGTTCCCTTTATTGATATCACTGCTGTGCACAATAAGACTGGAGAATTGACTCTCTTCATTATCAACAGAAATCATGAGTCTGATATGGAACTTGATATTGTTGTGAGCGGATTTGAAGAATATAAAATCATAGAGCACGCCGTCATGGTTCATGATGATGTTAAGGCAGTCAATTCGAAAGAGAATATGAATGAAGTCATCCCTGTGAAAGGCTCGGGATTGTCGGCATCTCAGGGCCATATTACAGGCAAACTGAAAAAACTGAGCTGGAACTGCCTGCGCCTGTCTCAATAAGTTTGAAACTCTTCAAGCCTGTCATACTGATGCTTTCGGGCATCCTTATGACGGGATGTATGAGCCAGGCCCGAACCAGTCAGCAATCCATCCTCTATTATAACGCCTAAGATGCAAAAAAAAATTGTTTTACAACTCTGAGGATTGAACCACTCTACTAGAGTGAAGATGGATGGCCTTTCTTA
This Oceanispirochaeta sp. DNA region includes the following protein-coding sequences:
- a CDS encoding carbohydrate ABC transporter permease — encoded protein: MKIHSKTKRHLVPYMFVAPFLISLIFFYLYPLISTVIMSFQHIVPGEVEFIGFENYAKLNDEHFFIAIKNSFVYTTLTIAVLIPIPVIFAATLNGKKFIGSTIFRSVFFIPSLVSVVVAGTIVRLIFASPDGALINSLISYFNITPQKWLMAGKFHAMFLLVILATWRWTGINIIYFLSGLQTIPDELYEAASIDGANTVQKFLVITLPLLKPIVIFVTTISILGGFSMFEESYILWQGTSPSNIGLTMVGYVYRKGFQSGDLGMGSAVGLVLLVIILVLSIIQLLFWGFFKRSES
- a CDS encoding carbohydrate ABC transporter permease — protein: MIRYRSRQSLISFFLLILFSVFSVITLFPIFALIMSSFRPGTDLMRFGITMESLLNRDKNLDNYRELFFGERSLFNLWFRNSMIILMLQTSVTVFLTSLVGYGLAVYTFKGRNVLIGLVLILMMVPIQILILPLYKMMITMKLMNTILGVMLPFMLSPIAIFFFRQFCLGLPLELMDAARIDGLSESGIYFRIMSHLMLPAYGAMAILEGLRSWNNYLWPLIVLRTTKKFTIPIGLNTLLTPYGNNYNVLISGAVIATIPIIILFLMFQRYFISGLSSGSVKG
- a CDS encoding alpha-N-arabinofuranosidase, producing the protein MKAKIMINKNFKLSEIDDRLYGSFIEHLGRAVYGGIYEPGHSKADKEGFREDVLELVQELKVPVVRYPGGNFVSAYNWEDSVGPVEERPACLDLAWKSKEPNEFGLNEFVSWAKKAETDVMMAINLGTRGISDARNLVEYCNHEGGSYWSDLRKKHGVEKPHNIKLWCLGNEMDGPWQVGHKTSYEYGRIANETAKALKLFDPELELVVCGSSSNQMPTFPEWERTVLEECYENVDYISLHIYLKNEENDLQTFLATPMGMDDFIDVVSKTCDYVKAKKRSKKTINLSFDEWNVWFHSNEQDEDIYKRQPWQVGPPLLEDIYTFEDALVVGGMINSLIRHSDRVKIGCLAQLVNVIAPIMTENDGTVWKQTIFYPFYYASVYGRGTALNISVDSPSYENKTFGTVPFIDITAVHNKTGELTLFIINRNHESDMELDIVVSGFEEYKIIEHAVMVHDDVKAVNSKENMNEVIPVKGSGLSASQGHITGKLKKLSWNCLRLSQ